The genomic DNA TTCGCATATCTGATGGGCGGGTTGGCCTTCTCGCTGGTGTTTCGCAAGGGCCGATGGTCCGATCAGATCATCGCCGGAATTCTCGCGTCGATGTGGGCGTGGACCGGGATCGTCTATCACCTGATCTTCTTCGCATCGATCAACAAGCTGGCCTATGTTTTCGGCGCGCTGTTTGCAATGCAGGCTGCGGCCTTCATTTATTTTGCCGTGTCTCGCAGCCACTTGAATTTCGGCTATACGGGGAGACCGGCGGGATTCATCGGGGTCGCGTTGGTGGCCTACGCAGCGGCGATCTACCCGCTGTTCGGCCTCGAGATGGGTCAACTCCCCAACCAACTACCGACGTTTGGGGTCACGCCGTGTCCCGTCACCATCTTCAGTTTCGGGATGCTGTTGCTGACGACAGCGCCGGTCTCGCGCTGGCTGCTTGTGATCCCATTCTTGTGGTCGCTTGTCGGAGGCAGCGCCGCGATATTTCTTCGCGTGCCACAAGACTGGGCGTTGCTGATGGCTGGAATTGTCTCTCTGGCACTGCTGATCGTGCGTGACCGGCGAATGGCACCGGCCGGATAGTTCCAGCACCAGCTCACTCCGCGAGCTTCGCCTGCCCACCTGCCGCCGCCTCCGACCATTCGCCGACGACACGGTCGAGGTCGCAGAGATTCTGGTGCATCTGCTCCAGCGAGAAGCCGAGCGCGAAGAAGCGCTCGGCGGTGTCGCCGGGATGACCGCGAATCAGACCATCCTGACGGACGGCGGCGACCGCCTCGGCATAATGCTGGAGCGCGACATGGACGGGGTGGATTGGCGGCGCGCCGGCGCCTTCGCGCAAGGCACTGGCTGCCGAACGCAGGAAGCGCGCGATCGCGGTCGACACTTCCGTCAGCGGAGCGGCAAGGCGCATCTGCACCTCGACCGGCAGCGGCACCACGGTGGCGCGGCCGATCATGACGACGTCGTGGCGCAGCCGCAGGACCGTTCGCAGCAGCGGGCCGGTGTCGGGCCCGCTCGACAGGCGGGCGGCGCGCTCGCGTTCGGCCTCCGCGCCGATGGCATTCATGCCCACCATCGCGGTGCCGATGCCGTCCTGGATCCGGTGCAGCGCGTCGTTGTCGCGGCCGCGCGTGAGGCCGGCGAGCAATTCCGTGAAGGCATCCGCGATCAGCTCGAGCAGGATCGCCGCGCTGGCACGAATCTGACGCACCGCGCGCGAGGGCAGCACCAGGAACGAGACCAAGAGTCCCGTGACCGCGCCGACACCGACCTCGCTGACGCGGTCGATTGCCGACGTCATGGGATCGGAATGATGCATGGTCGGAACCAGCAGCACGATCACGGCGGTCACGGTGGCCGCGCTGAGGCTCGGATTGATCGCAGCGATGAAGGCGAGCGGGGCGACCGAGAGCACCAGGAGCCCGAGCAGGCCGGCCTCGCTGGAATAGGGGATCAGGATCGCGATGGCGCCGCCATAGATCGCGCCGCCGATGGTGCCGAGCATGTAGTCGCGCGTTGCCTTCAGCGAGCGCCCGACGCTCATCTGGGTCACGATCAGCGAGGTCAGGACCGCCCAGAGCGGCAATAGCAGATGCAGCGCGGTGGCGAGTGCATAGGCCGCGGTCGCCGCGACGGTGACCCGGATCGCCAATCCCAGTTGGGTCCGCCGCGACCTGATCCGGTCGAACAGCTCTTTTGCGAGTGCCATCGTCTGAAGTCCCGATCTTCTCGAGGCCAGGCAAAAGCATGGCTGCTGCCCGCG from Bradyrhizobium sp. CCBAU 53351 includes the following:
- a CDS encoding DUF6064 family protein, with the translated sequence MLPFTIEQFLGVFASYNRAIWPAQVFAYLMGGLAFSLVFRKGRWSDQIIAGILASMWAWTGIVYHLIFFASINKLAYVFGALFAMQAAAFIYFAVSRSHLNFGYTGRPAGFIGVALVAYAAAIYPLFGLEMGQLPNQLPTFGVTPCPVTIFSFGMLLLTTAPVSRWLLVIPFLWSLVGGSAAIFLRVPQDWALLMAGIVSLALLIVRDRRMAPAG
- a CDS encoding aromatic acid exporter family protein: MALAKELFDRIRSRRTQLGLAIRVTVAATAAYALATALHLLLPLWAVLTSLIVTQMSVGRSLKATRDYMLGTIGGAIYGGAIAILIPYSSEAGLLGLLVLSVAPLAFIAAINPSLSAATVTAVIVLLVPTMHHSDPMTSAIDRVSEVGVGAVTGLLVSFLVLPSRAVRQIRASAAILLELIADAFTELLAGLTRGRDNDALHRIQDGIGTAMVGMNAIGAEAERERAARLSSGPDTGPLLRTVLRLRHDVVMIGRATVVPLPVEVQMRLAAPLTEVSTAIARFLRSAASALREGAGAPPIHPVHVALQHYAEAVAAVRQDGLIRGHPGDTAERFFALGFSLEQMHQNLCDLDRVVGEWSEAAAGGQAKLAE